One genomic window of Paeniglutamicibacter sp. Y32M11 includes the following:
- a CDS encoding Ig-like domain-containing protein: protein MHDSSRALLKRGSIAAATALVIGSSFMAAPAIATATATPEPTSSESAAVPSPESSTAPDVATLPEGLEEAVERDLGISIEEFYENGELNEVVETLSKELKQAKLVADFAIADKKINVTVAASSLKAVTEKLDELTKDTGVEVDIVAEEEAETKVDTSSAPVADASGEAKASIAPEATAPSTAEAKASSTPKSKDLKVAESPKIKAEVAPEVQAKANPKNVDALLDAYVAAVEPEAVSQLQAIMKSSDGTFVIRTGGVAETEKKKTSDSPKASSLRFSDKLTAEEFAEQYTKVTVEVADGPAKTAASTDVLGGMGYGAPNANGYSVCSIGFTGYNGGGDEAAISAGHCEHDGDITDVQILEHSAPNEFSGPGAALGTFGFSQFGGPNNSSVTGLDDAQSVDDLGNVGTDISVIDQINPALTLKALVSDWTTADVRDHGTKVTGVAAAVAGTDICKSGRTTGWTCGTVDEVGIFLVGGYNGADDARGVRGFGMPNVDYAKANEGDSGGSVISGGTAVGVTSAIAPAEGGRAYFTDIVDALDHTDNYSIAMFLNAPVVKAPAQGSDVAAGSTITGTVAGAPTGSTVKVMSGGKAVATAKVASGAFSFKVPANYGKFDFTLQTIKGFNESEITAGSVNVVIGAPVISTPKNAATLNTPVSTVSGTGVVGATVTLAGDATGTAVVDADGKWSIKLPTALSFGEHTISATQAKGGETSKAATSSFTVQLVSPAITAPADGKTYTSARSQISGTGVAGATVKLTGSVTQDVVVAADGTWTIKLTEILGYGSHSITAVQTSGENTSASVKSDFKVVPAAPSIDSPADGQDFAFDKAPTSISGFGINGATVKVTIGDVELTAEVANGAWTVMVPSDLGEGDHKVTAVQVIDEATSAAVSITFNVAAEPKPEPTEEPTTSPEPTEEPTTSPEPTEEPTTSPEPTEQPTTSPEPTEEPTTSPKPTTSPEPTEEPTKAPVEPQGNTNNNGDKDPLANTGPNVALPFIATGGALLVAAGAFLLFRRKGSHGA from the coding sequence ATGCACGATTCATCACGTGCGCTCTTGAAGCGGGGCAGTATCGCTGCCGCAACCGCACTAGTGATTGGCAGCAGCTTCATGGCCGCCCCGGCTATCGCTACCGCGACTGCCACCCCAGAACCGACGTCCAGCGAATCTGCCGCCGTGCCGAGCCCGGAGTCTTCGACCGCTCCGGATGTAGCGACGCTTCCTGAAGGACTTGAAGAAGCTGTTGAGCGCGATCTTGGCATCAGCATCGAAGAGTTCTACGAAAATGGTGAGCTCAATGAGGTTGTTGAGACACTGTCTAAGGAATTGAAGCAGGCCAAGCTGGTAGCCGACTTTGCGATTGCCGATAAAAAGATCAACGTCACCGTTGCTGCATCGTCACTAAAAGCCGTCACCGAGAAGCTTGACGAGCTGACTAAGGACACGGGCGTCGAAGTTGACATCGTTGCCGAGGAAGAAGCCGAGACGAAGGTCGATACCTCTTCGGCCCCAGTTGCGGATGCAAGCGGGGAAGCTAAAGCATCCATCGCGCCGGAAGCTACGGCTCCCAGTACTGCGGAAGCCAAAGCATCCAGCACTCCCAAGTCCAAAGACCTGAAGGTTGCCGAAAGCCCGAAGATCAAGGCCGAGGTTGCTCCGGAAGTTCAGGCCAAGGCGAACCCGAAAAACGTTGACGCCCTCTTAGACGCCTACGTTGCGGCAGTTGAGCCAGAAGCTGTTTCGCAGTTGCAGGCCATCATGAAGAGCTCGGACGGCACCTTCGTCATCCGCACCGGTGGCGTAGCTGAAACCGAAAAGAAGAAGACTTCGGATAGCCCGAAGGCCTCGTCCCTGCGTTTCAGCGACAAGCTGACGGCCGAAGAGTTCGCAGAGCAATACACCAAGGTCACCGTCGAGGTAGCCGACGGACCGGCAAAAACTGCTGCGTCCACCGATGTACTCGGCGGCATGGGCTACGGTGCTCCAAATGCCAACGGTTACAGCGTTTGTTCCATTGGTTTCACCGGCTATAACGGCGGCGGCGACGAAGCAGCCATTTCGGCAGGTCACTGTGAGCACGACGGCGACATCACCGATGTGCAGATCCTTGAGCACAGTGCCCCCAATGAATTCTCCGGACCGGGTGCGGCTCTTGGAACCTTTGGGTTCTCCCAATTTGGCGGACCTAACAACAGCTCGGTCACCGGTCTTGATGACGCACAGAGCGTAGATGACCTTGGCAACGTCGGTACCGATATCTCGGTCATCGACCAGATCAATCCGGCTCTGACCCTGAAGGCCTTGGTTTCCGACTGGACGACGGCGGATGTTCGTGACCACGGCACCAAGGTCACCGGCGTTGCTGCAGCAGTCGCAGGTACCGATATCTGCAAGTCGGGTCGAACCACCGGCTGGACCTGCGGAACCGTTGACGAAGTCGGCATCTTCCTGGTTGGTGGCTACAACGGTGCTGACGATGCCCGCGGCGTACGCGGCTTCGGCATGCCAAACGTCGACTACGCCAAGGCCAACGAGGGTGACTCGGGCGGATCGGTGATTTCCGGCGGTACCGCTGTCGGCGTCACCAGCGCCATTGCACCCGCCGAAGGCGGACGTGCATACTTCACCGACATCGTTGATGCTCTGGACCACACCGATAACTACTCGATCGCGATGTTCCTGAACGCGCCGGTTGTCAAGGCACCCGCTCAGGGATCTGATGTTGCCGCCGGTTCAACCATCACCGGCACCGTTGCCGGAGCCCCAACGGGCTCCACCGTCAAGGTCATGTCCGGCGGCAAAGCAGTCGCGACCGCTAAGGTCGCCTCCGGAGCGTTCAGCTTCAAGGTACCGGCGAACTACGGCAAGTTCGACTTCACCCTGCAGACCATCAAGGGCTTCAATGAGTCGGAGATCACCGCAGGGTCGGTCAACGTAGTTATCGGCGCACCGGTCATCAGCACCCCGAAGAACGCCGCAACGCTTAACACCCCGGTTTCGACCGTTTCGGGTACCGGCGTTGTCGGAGCAACGGTTACTCTCGCTGGCGATGCCACGGGAACCGCCGTTGTGGATGCCGACGGAAAGTGGAGCATCAAGCTTCCCACCGCGCTGTCCTTTGGCGAGCACACGATCTCGGCTACGCAGGCAAAGGGCGGCGAAACCTCTAAGGCAGCGACCAGTTCCTTCACTGTCCAGCTGGTTTCACCGGCCATCACCGCTCCGGCCGATGGCAAGACCTACACCTCCGCCCGGTCGCAGATCTCGGGTACCGGCGTTGCCGGTGCCACGGTGAAGCTGACCGGCTCGGTCACGCAGGACGTTGTTGTTGCAGCTGACGGAACGTGGACGATCAAGCTCACCGAAATCCTTGGCTACGGTTCGCACAGCATCACCGCCGTGCAGACCTCGGGGGAGAATACCTCCGCATCGGTCAAGAGCGACTTCAAGGTTGTTCCTGCTGCCCCGTCGATTGATTCCCCGGCCGATGGCCAGGATTTCGCCTTCGACAAGGCCCCGACCTCGATTAGCGGTTTCGGTATCAACGGTGCCACCGTCAAGGTGACCATCGGTGATGTTGAATTGACCGCGGAGGTTGCCAACGGCGCTTGGACCGTGATGGTTCCGTCCGATCTTGGCGAAGGTGACCACAAGGTCACTGCCGTCCAGGTGATCGACGAGGCTACCTCGGCCGCTGTAAGCATTACGTTCAACGTTGCCGCGGAGCCCAAGCCGGAGCCGACTGAGGAGCCGACGACCTCGCCGGAGCCGACTGAAGAGCCGACGACCTCGCCGGAGCCGACTGAAGAGCCGACGACCTCGCCGGAGCCGACTGAGCAGCCGACCACGTCTCCTGAGCCGACTGAAGAGCCGACCACGTCTCCTAAGCCGACGACCTCGCCGGAGCCGACTGAAGAGCCGACCAAGGCACCAGTGGAACCCCAGGGCAACACCAACAACAATGGTGATAAAGATCCTCTGGCCAACACCGGTCCGAACGTCGCTTTGCCGTTCATCGCTACCGGTGGTGCCCTGTTGGTTGCAGCGGGAGCATTCCTGCTCTTCCGCCGCAAGGGCAGCCACGGAGCATAA
- the lepB gene encoding signal peptidase I encodes MDQPTESDSFSASTKRRSRSRVWRFVVGALVAAAVITLVVRATVVDFFYIGSTSMESTLNPGDGLLVDRLAYKDAEIQRGDVVVFDGRGSFLPYQRPNAIDSFARSLRLTGNDSIYVKRIIGVGGDTINCCGSDGRLSVNGFPVDEPYVFTGDNPSDMNFTVHVPQGRLWVMGDHRSVSEDSRSLLGAPGGGMIDLDRVLGRVTEVIWPRNSNRTLEPASDLAEVPSLK; translated from the coding sequence GTGGATCAACCTACTGAATCGGATAGTTTTTCCGCTTCGACAAAGCGCCGGTCCCGTTCTCGGGTCTGGCGCTTTGTCGTTGGTGCGCTCGTGGCCGCTGCGGTCATCACTCTTGTTGTTCGCGCCACCGTCGTGGACTTCTTCTACATCGGTTCAACGTCGATGGAATCGACGCTCAACCCGGGCGACGGACTGTTGGTGGACCGACTTGCCTACAAGGACGCCGAGATCCAGCGCGGCGACGTTGTGGTCTTCGACGGTCGGGGCTCCTTCCTTCCGTATCAACGACCCAACGCCATAGATTCCTTCGCCAGGTCTCTGCGTCTGACGGGCAATGACTCCATTTATGTCAAGCGCATAATCGGAGTCGGCGGGGACACCATCAACTGCTGTGGCTCGGATGGTCGTCTCAGCGTTAACGGATTCCCGGTTGATGAGCCCTATGTGTTTACCGGCGATAATCCCAGTGACATGAACTTCACCGTTCACGTGCCGCAGGGGCGTCTGTGGGTCATGGGCGACCATCGGTCGGTATCCGAAGACTCCCGTTCACTGCTCGGAGCCCCGGGTGGTGGAATGATCGATCTTGATCGAGTCCTTGGCCGGGTCACCGAGGTGATTTGGCCCAGGAATAGCAACCGAACACTTGAGCCAGCCAGCGATCTGGCTGAAGTCCCAAGTTTGAAATAA
- the rplS gene encoding 50S ribosomal protein L19 produces the protein MHILDSVDAASLRNDIPDFRAGDTVKVFVNIIEGKNSRVQVFQGFVLGRQGDGVRETFTVRKVSFGVGVERTFPVHTPVLEKIELVTRGDVRRAKLFYMRDRHGKAAKIREKRDFRAAK, from the coding sequence ATGCATATTCTCGACTCTGTCGATGCAGCCTCGCTGCGCAACGATATCCCCGACTTCCGCGCCGGTGACACCGTCAAGGTTTTCGTAAACATCATTGAAGGCAAGAACTCCCGTGTCCAGGTCTTCCAGGGCTTCGTCCTTGGTCGCCAGGGTGACGGCGTTCGCGAAACCTTCACGGTTCGCAAGGTCTCCTTCGGCGTCGGCGTGGAGCGTACCTTCCCGGTACACACCCCGGTTCTCGAAAAGATCGAGCTGGTAACCCGCGGCGACGTTCGCCGCGCGAAGCTGTTCTACATGCGCGATCGCCACGGCAAGGCCGCGAAGATCCGCGAAAAGCGCGACTTCCGCGCCGCCAAGTAG
- the thiC gene encoding phosphomethylpyrimidine synthase ThiC, with the protein MSNTISEHNPVQNAAEPAETQSLKSHSLAYVEDSDSGIRVPVTQIALEPSPGGKQNAPLQVYRTAGPGSDPVVGLPAFRSAWIEERADTANYAGRERNLLDDGKSALRRGKASAEWKGSRPVPRRALSGQRVTQMHYARAGVITPEMRFVAVRENCDVELVRSEVAAGRAIIPVNINHPESEPMIIGKAFLVKINANIGNSAVTSSIAEEVDKMQWATLWGADTVMDLSTGDDIHTTREWLIRNSPVPIGTVPIYQALEKVNGEANDLTWEIFRDTVIEQCEQGVDYMTIHAGVLLRYVPLSANRVTGIVSRGGAIMAGWCLAHHQENFLYTHFDELCEIFAQYDVAFSLGDGLRPGSIADANDAAQFAELDTLAELTARAWEYDVQVMVEGPGHIPFHLVRENVERQQELCKGAPFYTLGPLVTDIAPGYDHITSAIGATEIARYGTAMLCYVTPKEHLGLPNKDDVKTGVITYKIAAHAADLAKGHPGASERDDALSKARFEFRWRDQFALSLDPVTAESFHDETLPAEPAKTAHFCSMCGPKFCSMRISQDIRDEYGSADSQAAIAEMVGGMREKSQEFLASGGKVYLPELEVPTRA; encoded by the coding sequence TTGAGCAACACCATTTCAGAGCACAACCCTGTCCAAAACGCTGCAGAGCCAGCCGAGACCCAATCCCTGAAGTCCCATTCGCTGGCCTATGTGGAGGATTCCGATTCGGGGATCCGGGTCCCTGTCACACAAATCGCCCTCGAGCCCTCCCCCGGTGGAAAACAAAACGCCCCCCTGCAGGTCTATCGCACCGCCGGGCCGGGCAGTGACCCGGTGGTAGGTCTGCCCGCATTCCGCAGCGCGTGGATCGAGGAGCGGGCCGACACCGCGAACTATGCCGGACGCGAAAGGAACCTGCTCGATGATGGGAAGTCGGCTCTGCGCCGCGGAAAGGCTTCTGCCGAATGGAAGGGAAGCCGTCCAGTCCCCCGTCGCGCTCTTTCTGGGCAGCGTGTGACCCAGATGCACTATGCCCGAGCCGGCGTCATTACTCCAGAGATGCGCTTCGTCGCGGTGCGCGAGAACTGCGACGTGGAATTGGTGCGCAGTGAGGTGGCGGCGGGCCGGGCCATCATCCCGGTGAACATCAACCACCCAGAGTCCGAACCGATGATCATTGGCAAGGCCTTCCTGGTGAAGATCAATGCAAACATCGGCAACTCGGCCGTCACCAGCTCCATCGCCGAGGAGGTGGACAAGATGCAGTGGGCCACCCTATGGGGAGCCGATACCGTGATGGATTTATCCACCGGCGATGACATCCACACCACCCGTGAATGGTTGATCCGAAATTCCCCCGTCCCCATCGGCACCGTACCGATCTATCAGGCGCTGGAAAAAGTTAATGGTGAGGCCAACGACCTGACCTGGGAGATCTTCCGCGACACGGTGATCGAACAGTGTGAGCAGGGTGTTGACTACATGACCATTCACGCCGGGGTGCTATTGCGCTACGTGCCGCTCTCGGCCAACCGGGTGACGGGCATCGTCTCGCGCGGTGGGGCCATCATGGCCGGCTGGTGCCTAGCCCACCACCAGGAGAACTTCCTGTATACGCACTTCGACGAGCTGTGCGAGATCTTTGCGCAGTACGACGTGGCGTTTTCGCTGGGCGACGGATTGCGCCCCGGCTCGATTGCCGATGCCAACGACGCGGCCCAGTTCGCCGAGCTGGACACCCTCGCGGAGCTAACGGCCAGAGCCTGGGAATACGACGTCCAGGTCATGGTCGAGGGACCCGGGCACATCCCCTTTCACCTGGTGCGCGAGAACGTTGAACGCCAGCAGGAGCTGTGCAAGGGTGCACCGTTCTACACCCTTGGCCCGTTGGTCACCGACATTGCCCCGGGTTATGACCACATCACCAGCGCCATCGGTGCCACCGAGATCGCTCGCTATGGCACGGCGATGCTCTGCTACGTGACCCCCAAGGAACACCTGGGTTTGCCCAATAAGGACGATGTGAAGACCGGAGTGATCACCTACAAGATCGCTGCCCATGCCGCGGATTTGGCCAAGGGCCACCCGGGAGCCTCCGAACGAGATGACGCGCTGTCCAAGGCCCGATTCGAGTTCCGTTGGCGCGACCAGTTTGCCCTGTCCTTGGATCCGGTGACGGCCGAGTCCTTCCACGATGAGACTCTGCCGGCCGAACCTGCCAAGACCGCACACTTCTGCTCCATGTGTGGACCGAAGTTCTGTTCCATGCGCATCAGCCAGGACATCCGGGACGAATATGGATCTGCCGACTCGCAAGCCGCCATCGCCGAGATGGTCGGTGGGATGCGTGAAAAGAGTCAGGAATTCTTGGCCTCCGGCGGCAAGGTCTATCTGCCCGAGCTCGAGGTTCCGACCCGAGCCTAA
- the trmD gene encoding tRNA (guanosine(37)-N1)-methyltransferase TrmD has product MRIDVVSIFPEYLAALDLSLIGKARREGVLDLNVHDLRDYTSDRHRTTDDTPYGGGAGMVMKPEPWGAVLNRIATESPVVRTTGEKPILIVPSPAGAVFDQGMAYDLAEAPHLAFACGRYEGIDERVLEFASEAFDVRPISIGDYVLNGGEVAVLAMVEAIGRLIPGVIGNPASLDEESHSDGLLEYPVYTKPDTWEGREVPEVLLSGHHGKIARFRRNKQLERTAIRRPDMIVQLDGSTLNRHDRDTLWHNGFAVVEGHIIPKDQLDQD; this is encoded by the coding sequence ATGCGCATTGATGTTGTCTCGATCTTCCCCGAGTACCTAGCAGCCCTTGATCTGTCGCTGATCGGCAAGGCCCGACGGGAAGGGGTGCTAGATCTGAACGTGCACGATCTGCGCGATTACACCTCGGACCGCCACCGCACCACGGATGACACCCCCTACGGTGGTGGCGCAGGCATGGTGATGAAGCCGGAACCCTGGGGCGCGGTGCTCAATCGCATCGCCACCGAGTCACCGGTTGTCCGGACCACCGGTGAGAAGCCGATCCTCATCGTCCCCTCACCGGCCGGTGCGGTCTTCGACCAGGGCATGGCCTACGACCTCGCCGAGGCACCACACCTAGCGTTCGCCTGCGGACGTTATGAGGGCATTGACGAACGCGTCCTGGAATTCGCTTCCGAGGCCTTTGATGTGCGTCCCATCTCCATCGGCGACTACGTGCTTAATGGGGGAGAAGTAGCAGTCTTGGCCATGGTTGAGGCGATCGGTCGACTCATCCCCGGCGTCATTGGTAATCCCGCCTCCTTGGACGAGGAATCGCACTCCGATGGATTGCTTGAATACCCGGTGTACACCAAGCCCGATACGTGGGAAGGCCGCGAGGTCCCTGAGGTCTTGCTCTCCGGACACCACGGCAAGATCGCGCGCTTCCGCCGAAACAAGCAGCTTGAACGCACCGCCATCCGACGACCGGACATGATTGTTCAGCTGGATGGATCCACGCTGAACCGCCACGACCGCGACACGCTCTGGCACAACGGCTTTGCCGTGGTGGAGGGACACATCATTCCCAAGGACCAGCTCGATCAGGACTAG
- the rimM gene encoding ribosome maturation factor RimM (Essential for efficient processing of 16S rRNA) yields the protein MRLQVARIGKPHGIRGEVTVQVLTDAPEDRFAPGEVFEVEHPKFKTLTVEGARWNKEILLLAFAELLDRNAAETVRGAKLFIETEEVEDEGEGWYEHELVDLEARVGENVLGKVSALRTGNVQDLLVIKTTDGEEVYVPFVESIVPEVNIEGGYILMTPPAGLFEINREEGTETDAPAQEA from the coding sequence ATGCGCCTCCAGGTCGCCCGCATTGGCAAACCCCACGGTATTCGCGGCGAGGTGACCGTCCAGGTGCTCACCGATGCACCCGAGGATCGTTTTGCACCAGGTGAAGTATTTGAGGTTGAACACCCCAAGTTCAAGACGCTCACCGTCGAGGGCGCACGCTGGAACAAGGAAATTCTTCTGCTGGCCTTTGCCGAGCTGCTGGACCGCAATGCTGCCGAGACCGTCCGTGGCGCCAAGCTCTTCATCGAGACCGAAGAGGTCGAAGACGAGGGTGAGGGCTGGTACGAGCACGAACTCGTGGACCTTGAAGCCCGCGTCGGAGAAAACGTGCTCGGCAAGGTTTCCGCATTGCGCACCGGCAACGTTCAGGACCTCTTGGTCATCAAGACCACCGATGGCGAAGAAGTCTACGTCCCATTTGTGGAGAGCATCGTCCCGGAGGTAAACATTGAGGGTGGCTACATCCTGATGACCCCGCCGGCTGGTCTCTTCGAGATCAACCGCGAAGAGGGCACCGAGACCGACGCTCCGGCCCAGGAAGCCTAG
- a CDS encoding RNA-binding protein, with translation MLVEALDHLVRGIVDTPEDVQVALKGNRRGDTLEVRVHPEDLGRVIGRQGRTAKALRTVVAALAEEPIRVDVVDTDRRR, from the coding sequence GTGCTCGTTGAGGCGCTGGATCACCTGGTTCGTGGCATCGTAGACACTCCCGAAGACGTACAGGTTGCGTTGAAGGGTAATCGTCGTGGTGACACCCTCGAGGTGCGAGTGCACCCCGAGGATCTCGGTCGGGTCATTGGTCGTCAGGGTCGCACCGCTAAGGCGTTGCGCACCGTGGTAGCCGCACTGGCGGAGGAACCGATTCGTGTTGACGTAGTCGACACGGACCGACGCCGGTAG
- the rpsP gene encoding 30S ribosomal protein S16 has translation MAVKIRLKRFGKMRAPYYRIVVMDARSKRDGRAIEEIGKYHPTEEPSFIEVKSDRAQYWLSVGAQPTEQVAAILKITGDWQKFKGLEGQEGTLRVKEAKPAFVIPEKGSVILPEAITKKAEKPAAEVEAEATEAE, from the coding sequence GTGGCCGTTAAAATTCGTCTGAAGCGTTTCGGCAAGATGCGCGCCCCTTACTACCGTATCGTCGTCATGGATGCGCGCTCCAAGCGCGATGGCCGTGCGATTGAAGAAATCGGCAAGTACCACCCGACCGAAGAGCCTTCGTTCATCGAGGTCAAGTCCGATCGTGCACAGTACTGGCTCTCTGTCGGCGCACAGCCGACCGAGCAGGTTGCCGCTATCTTGAAGATCACCGGTGACTGGCAGAAGTTCAAGGGCCTCGAAGGCCAGGAAGGCACCTTGCGCGTCAAGGAAGCCAAGCCTGCTTTCGTTATCCCGGAGAAGGGCTCGGTCATCTTGCCCGAGGCCATCACCAAGAAGGCCGAAAAGCCTGCTGCCGAGGTTGAAGCAGAAGCAACCGAGGCTGAGTAA
- a CDS encoding TetR family transcriptional regulator — protein sequence MPEQTQQPSLRASGRPATIDPEAVARHALELFATRGYDAVSMAEIAADAGIGRKSLYRYFESKSAIVWGGALGAVDVSDRVLEESARSGMGIEAGLLASTAAIVDSLPDLEVTRGRLRLISEHAELMAQSALIFEEQRGRVAGYLVQCGVGQEEAHYLSVAYSTVSFAAWIRWARGVEGSPVNCLARALDVLRFPQR from the coding sequence ATGCCAGAGCAGACGCAACAACCATCGCTCCGCGCGTCGGGGCGCCCCGCAACCATTGATCCCGAGGCTGTCGCGCGCCACGCACTCGAACTTTTTGCCACTCGCGGTTATGACGCCGTGTCGATGGCGGAAATTGCTGCCGACGCAGGGATTGGACGCAAGAGTCTCTATCGCTATTTCGAGAGCAAATCCGCGATTGTTTGGGGAGGCGCCCTGGGTGCGGTCGACGTTTCGGATCGCGTGCTCGAAGAGTCGGCGCGAAGCGGGATGGGAATTGAGGCGGGATTGCTGGCCTCCACCGCTGCCATCGTGGATTCACTGCCAGACCTCGAGGTGACTCGCGGGCGCCTGCGCCTGATATCCGAACATGCCGAACTCATGGCGCAATCAGCACTGATCTTCGAAGAACAGCGCGGTCGGGTCGCGGGTTACCTGGTGCAATGTGGAGTTGGCCAAGAAGAGGCCCACTACCTGTCGGTGGCATATTCGACCGTCAGCTTCGCCGCATGGATTCGATGGGCGCGCGGTGTTGAAGGCTCGCCCGTTAACTGCCTAGCGCGGGCGCTGGACGTTCTGCGTTTTCCGCAGCGCTAA